In Rutidosis leptorrhynchoides isolate AG116_Rl617_1_P2 unplaced genomic scaffold, CSIRO_AGI_Rlap_v1 contig148, whole genome shotgun sequence, one DNA window encodes the following:
- the LOC139881384 gene encoding eukaryotic peptide chain release factor subunit 1-1-like: protein MADAHDTDKNIEIWKIKKSIKALEEAARGNGTSMISLIMPPRDKIARVTEMLADEFETASNIESRVNRQSVLGAITSAQHRLKLYNKVPPNGLVLYTGTIVTDDGKEKKVTIDFEPFYAHQCFPLPL, encoded by the coding sequence ATGGCTGACGCACACGATACCGACAAGAATATTGAGATTTGGAAAATCAAGAAGTCGATCAAAGCACTTGAAGAAGCTGCCAGAGGTAATGGCACCAGTATGATTTCGTTGATCATGCCCCCACGTGATAAGATTGCTCGAGTTACTGAGATGCTTGCGGATGAATTCGAGACTGCTTCGAACATCGAGAGTAGGGTCAATAGGCAATCTGTGTTGGGAGCAATCACATCTGCTCAGCATAGACTCAAGCTCTACAACAAGGTTCCTCCTAATGGGCTGGTACTCTACACCGGAACAATTGTGACGGATGACGGAAAGGAGAAGAAGGTCACGATTGATTTTGAGCCTTTTTACGCCCATCAATGCTTCCCTTTACCTCTGTGA